The following proteins are encoded in a genomic region of Anser cygnoides isolate HZ-2024a breed goose chromosome 13, Taihu_goose_T2T_genome, whole genome shotgun sequence:
- the LOC106037661 gene encoding glycine receptor subunit alpha-4 isoform X1 — protein sequence MGALRAGAFAFLLLLGCLLPRRGPLRLVSGREEIKSASRSSPQPMSPSDFLDKLMGRTSGYDARIRPNFKGPPVNVTCNIFINSFGSVTETTMDYRVNVFLRQQWNDPRLAYREYPDDSLDLDPSMLDSIWKPDLFFANEKGANFHEVTTDNKLLRIFKNGNVLYSIRLTLILSCPMDLKNFPMDIQTCTMQLESFGYTMNDLIFEWLEEQEAVQVAEGLTLPQFILRDEKDLGYCTKYYNTGKFTCIEVKFHLERQMGYYLIQMYIPSLLIVILSWVSFWINMDAAPARVGLGITTVLTMTTQSAGSRASLPKVSYVKAIDIWMAVCLLFVFAALLEYAAVNFVSRQHKEFMRLRRRQRRQRMGLSSGTASLESLQQLSSQHSGEHTYATLSQLSSSREEELARESRFYLRGYGLGHCLQAKEGPGEGPGIYSPPPASALLREGETLRRRYVDRAKRIDTISRAVFPFTFLVFNIFYWVIYKVLRSEDIHPVP from the exons GCTGGTCTCAGGGAGGGAGGAGATCAAATCTGCCTCCCGCAGCTCGCCCCAGCCCATGTCGCCCTCTGATTTCCTGGACAAGCTTATGGGACGAACGTCAGGGTATGATGCCCGGATTCGGCCCAACTTCAAAG GCCCGCCTGTCAACGTGACGTGCAACATCTTCATCAACAGCTTCGGCTCCGTCACCGAGACGACCATG GACTACCGGGTGAACGTCTTCCTGCGGCAGCAGTGGAATGACCCCCGACTGGCCTACCGCGAGTACCCTGACGACTCCCTCGACCTCGACCCCTCCATGCTCGACTCCATCTGGAAGCCGGACTTGTTCTTTGCCAACGAGAAAGGGGCCAATTTCCACGAGGTCACCACCGACAACAAGCTGCTGCGCATCTTCAAGAACGGCAACGTGCTCTACAGCATCAG gctgacGCTGATCCTGTCCTGCCCCATGGACCTCAAGAACTTCCCCATGGACATCCAGACGTGCACGATGCAGCTGGAGAGCT TCGGCTACACCATGAACGACCTGATCTTCGAgtggctggaggagcaggaggccgTGCAGGTGGCGGAGGGCTTGACGCTGCCGCAGTTCATCCTCAGGGACGAGAAGGACCTGGGCTACTGCACCAAGTACTACAACACAG GCAAGTTCACCTGCATCGAGGTGAAGTTCCACCTGGAGAGGCAGATGGGCTATTACCTGATCCAGATGTACATCCCCAGCCTGCTCATCGTCATCCTCTCCTGGGTCTCCTTCTGGATCAACATGGACGCGGCGCCGGCGCGGGTGGGCCTGGGCATCACCACCGTGCTCACCATGACCACGCAGAGCGCCGGCTCCCGCGCCTCGCTGCCCAAG GTCTCCTACGTGAAGGCCATCGACATCTGGATGGCCGTCTGCCTGCTCTTCGTCTTCGCCGCCTTGCTGGAGTACGCCGCCGTCAACTTCGTGTCCCGGCAGCACAAGGAGTTCATGCGCCTGCGGCGGCGCCAGCGGCGGCAGAGGATG GGCCTGAGCAGCGGGACAGCCAGCCTCgagtccctgcagcagctgagcagccagCACAGCGGCGAGCACACCTACGCGACGCTCTCGcagctctccagctccagg GAGGAAGAGCTCGCCCGCGAGAGCCGCTTCTACTTGCGAGGCTACGGGCTGGGCCACTGCCTGCAGGCGAAGGAGGGTCCCGGGGAGGGTCCCGGCATctacagcccccccccggccagcgCGCTGCTGCGGGAAGGGGAGACCCTCCGCAGGCGCTACGTCGACCGGGCCAAGCGAATCGACACCATCTCCCGAGCCGTCTTCCCCTTCACCTTCCTGGTCTTCAATATCTTCTACTGGGTCATCTACAAAGTGCTGCGCTCGGAGGACATCCACCCGGTGCCCTGA
- the LOC106037661 gene encoding glycine receptor subunit alpha-4 isoform X2, protein MGALRAGAFAFLLLLGCLLPRRGPLRLVSGREEIKSASRSSPQPMSPSDFLDKLMGRTSGYDARIRPNFKGPPVNVTCNIFINSFGSVTETTMDYRVNVFLRQQWNDPRLAYREYPDDSLDLDPSMLDSIWKPDLFFANEKGANFHEVTTDNKLLRIFKNGNVLYSIRLTLILSCPMDLKNFPMDIQTCTMQLESFGYTMNDLIFEWLEEQEAVQVAEGLTLPQFILRDEKDLGYCTKYYNTGKFTCIEVKFHLERQMGYYLIQMYIPSLLIVILSWVSFWINMDAAPARVGLGITTVLTMTTQSAGSRASLPKVSYVKAIDIWMAVCLLFVFAALLEYAAVNFVSRQHKEFMRLRRRQRRQRMEEELARESRFYLRGYGLGHCLQAKEGPGEGPGIYSPPPASALLREGETLRRRYVDRAKRIDTISRAVFPFTFLVFNIFYWVIYKVLRSEDIHPVP, encoded by the exons GCTGGTCTCAGGGAGGGAGGAGATCAAATCTGCCTCCCGCAGCTCGCCCCAGCCCATGTCGCCCTCTGATTTCCTGGACAAGCTTATGGGACGAACGTCAGGGTATGATGCCCGGATTCGGCCCAACTTCAAAG GCCCGCCTGTCAACGTGACGTGCAACATCTTCATCAACAGCTTCGGCTCCGTCACCGAGACGACCATG GACTACCGGGTGAACGTCTTCCTGCGGCAGCAGTGGAATGACCCCCGACTGGCCTACCGCGAGTACCCTGACGACTCCCTCGACCTCGACCCCTCCATGCTCGACTCCATCTGGAAGCCGGACTTGTTCTTTGCCAACGAGAAAGGGGCCAATTTCCACGAGGTCACCACCGACAACAAGCTGCTGCGCATCTTCAAGAACGGCAACGTGCTCTACAGCATCAG gctgacGCTGATCCTGTCCTGCCCCATGGACCTCAAGAACTTCCCCATGGACATCCAGACGTGCACGATGCAGCTGGAGAGCT TCGGCTACACCATGAACGACCTGATCTTCGAgtggctggaggagcaggaggccgTGCAGGTGGCGGAGGGCTTGACGCTGCCGCAGTTCATCCTCAGGGACGAGAAGGACCTGGGCTACTGCACCAAGTACTACAACACAG GCAAGTTCACCTGCATCGAGGTGAAGTTCCACCTGGAGAGGCAGATGGGCTATTACCTGATCCAGATGTACATCCCCAGCCTGCTCATCGTCATCCTCTCCTGGGTCTCCTTCTGGATCAACATGGACGCGGCGCCGGCGCGGGTGGGCCTGGGCATCACCACCGTGCTCACCATGACCACGCAGAGCGCCGGCTCCCGCGCCTCGCTGCCCAAG GTCTCCTACGTGAAGGCCATCGACATCTGGATGGCCGTCTGCCTGCTCTTCGTCTTCGCCGCCTTGCTGGAGTACGCCGCCGTCAACTTCGTGTCCCGGCAGCACAAGGAGTTCATGCGCCTGCGGCGGCGCCAGCGGCGGCAGAGGATG GAGGAAGAGCTCGCCCGCGAGAGCCGCTTCTACTTGCGAGGCTACGGGCTGGGCCACTGCCTGCAGGCGAAGGAGGGTCCCGGGGAGGGTCCCGGCATctacagcccccccccggccagcgCGCTGCTGCGGGAAGGGGAGACCCTCCGCAGGCGCTACGTCGACCGGGCCAAGCGAATCGACACCATCTCCCGAGCCGTCTTCCCCTTCACCTTCCTGGTCTTCAATATCTTCTACTGGGTCATCTACAAAGTGCTGCGCTCGGAGGACATCCACCCGGTGCCCTGA